The Danio aesculapii chromosome 8, fDanAes4.1, whole genome shotgun sequence genome window below encodes:
- the zdhhc12a gene encoding palmitoyltransferase ZDHHC12-A, which produces MNKSMFKSGCLVRTAHVILTWIITLILFLHNTDLRRCQERGDLLQPLVFSSVLLLSVLLYFTVSLMDPGFVLSDSQTETASRDGDEELEAMIPQEQNSIKQRRCGYCFLLQPMRARHCKWCKRCVRRFDHHCPWIDNCVGERNHRWFLLYLCVQFTAVCWGVQSAWSGFLSAPSWQQWFTQNVFLLVAFAVTAVFTVVLFLLLCIHVYLASVNCTTWEFMSRHRILYLKHVNSEENPFDRGVFCNLWSFCCVCGTVAWEKMYIRHNNTTG; this is translated from the exons ATGaataaaagcatgtttaaatCGGGTTGTTTAGTGCGAACAGCTCATGTTATTCTGACCTGGATCATTACTTTAATCCTGTTTCTGCACAACACAg atCTGCGCAGGTGTCAGGAGAGAGGAGATCTGCTGCAGCCGCTCGTCTTCAGCTCTGTGCTTCTGCTCTCGGTGCTGCTTTACTTCACTGTGTCTCTGATGGATCCTGGTTTTGTTCTGTCAGACAGTCAAACAGAG ACAGCATCAAGGGATGGTGATGAAGAACTGGAAGCGATGATTCCTCAAGAGCAGAACTCTATAAAGCAGAGACGCTGTGGATACTGCTTTTTACTG caaCCGATGCGCGCCAGACACTGTAAGTGGTGTAAACGGTGTGTGAGGCGATTTGATCATCACTGCCCCTGGATAGACAACTGTGTCGGAGAGAGAAATCACAGATGGTTCCTGCTGTATCTATGTGTGCAGTTTACCGCGGTGTGCTGGGGTGTACAGAGCGCATG GTCCGGCTTCCTCTCTGCACCCAGCTGGCAGCAGTGGTTCACCCAGAACGTGTTTCTCCTAGTGGCGTTTGCTGTGACGGCTGTATTCACCGTGGTTCTCTTCCTTCTGCTGTGCATTCATGTGTATCTGGCCTCCGTTAACTGCACCACATGGGAGTTCATGTCCCGCCACCGCATCCTTTACCTCAAACACGTGAACTCGGAGGAGAACCCATTCGACAGAGGAGTTTTCTGCAACCTGTGGAGCTTCTGCTGTGTCTGCGGGACAGTGGCATGGGAGAAGATGTATATTAGACACAATAATACCACTGGATGA